The following proteins are co-located in the Chloroflexota bacterium genome:
- the queA gene encoding tRNA preQ1(34) S-adenosylmethionine ribosyltransferase-isomerase QueA, translating to MRTSDFDYELPESLIAQTPMEPRDHSQLMSLHRADGGMRHYRFYDLPKMLRPGDLMVFNDSRVMPARLRGRRLLPPGLRAPRNPGGSIEVLLLTRLSPGVWRVIGRPGSSLRRGAKFEITGAAASAVGSIRGEVLEIEMDGERIVRLDGEERLHDLGEVPLPPYITETLADSERYQTVYAREEGSAAAPTAGLHFTPELLDAVRGMGVQTVFVTLHVGWGTFRPVKDDDPAAHTMHSEYWELSQDAADSIRSAKTGGRRVISVGTTAVRLLEQAASQSEDGLPRAGSGWADIFITPGYRFKVVDALITNFHLPRSTLLMLTSAFASRNIMLRAYNEAVARGYRFYSFGDAMFIH from the coding sequence TTGCGAACATCGGATTTCGACTACGAACTACCGGAATCGCTGATTGCGCAGACGCCCATGGAACCGCGCGACCATTCGCAGCTGATGTCGCTGCATAGGGCGGACGGCGGAATGCGGCATTATCGCTTTTACGACCTGCCGAAAATGCTGCGTCCGGGCGACTTGATGGTGTTTAACGACAGCCGGGTGATGCCGGCGCGGCTTCGTGGCAGACGTCTGCTGCCGCCAGGATTGCGCGCCCCGCGCAATCCTGGCGGCTCTATCGAGGTGCTTCTTCTCACGCGGCTTTCACCCGGCGTATGGCGTGTCATCGGACGTCCGGGATCGTCGCTGCGGCGTGGCGCGAAGTTTGAGATTACCGGCGCTGCGGCGAGCGCGGTCGGCTCAATTCGCGGCGAGGTGCTGGAAATCGAGATGGATGGAGAGCGCATCGTGCGACTTGACGGCGAAGAGCGGCTGCACGATTTGGGCGAAGTGCCGCTGCCACCGTACATCACCGAGACGCTCGCGGATTCCGAACGATACCAGACGGTTTATGCGCGCGAGGAAGGCAGTGCAGCGGCGCCAACCGCAGGGCTTCACTTCACGCCCGAGTTGCTTGACGCAGTGCGCGGCATGGGCGTGCAGACGGTGTTCGTTACGCTGCATGTCGGCTGGGGCACATTCCGCCCTGTCAAGGACGACGATCCTGCGGCGCATACGATGCACTCCGAGTACTGGGAACTCTCGCAGGATGCGGCGGATAGCATTCGCAGTGCGAAGACGGGAGGCAGGCGCGTCATATCGGTCGGTACGACGGCGGTGCGACTGCTGGAACAAGCGGCGTCGCAGTCGGAAGACGGCTTGCCGCGCGCGGGATCGGGCTGGGCGGATATATTCATCACACCCGGCTACCGCTTCAAAGTCGTGGACGCGCTGATAACCAACTTCCACTTGCCGCGCTCAACGCTGCTGATGCTCACTAGCGCATTCGCCAGCCGCAATATTATGCTGCGCGCGTACAACGAAGCGGTGGCGCGAGGGTATCGGTTCTATAGCTTTGGGGATGCTATGTTCATACACTGA
- a CDS encoding SRPBCC family protein, which yields MKIFTLTNELWLPQLPEEVFPFFADAANLERLTPSSLRFRILTPLPIEMTVGALIDYRIRLQGIPMRWQSEITLWEPPHRFIDEQRRGPYRLWVHEHTFIEQDGGTLAKDIVHYAVVGGVIVQRVFVASELRRIFEYRNAALIEYFAQ from the coding sequence ATGAAGATATTCACGCTGACCAACGAACTGTGGTTGCCGCAATTGCCGGAAGAAGTGTTTCCCTTCTTCGCGGATGCTGCCAACTTGGAGCGTCTAACGCCGTCGTCGCTGCGCTTTCGGATTCTCACACCACTGCCAATTGAGATGACGGTGGGCGCGCTGATAGACTACCGCATCAGGCTGCAGGGCATTCCCATGCGCTGGCAGAGCGAGATAACCCTATGGGAGCCGCCGCATCGCTTCATCGACGAGCAGCGGCGCGGTCCCTATCGCTTGTGGGTTCACGAGCACACATTCATAGAGCAGGATGGCGGAACGCTCGCGAAAGACATCGTGCATTACGCGGTGGTCGGAGGCGTGATTGTGCAGCGGGTGTTCGTTGCGTCCGAACTAAGGCGCATCTTCGAGTATCGCAACGCCGCGCTGATAGAATACTTCGCTCAATGA
- a CDS encoding MFS transporter codes for MMYTNTIASRFFRSFQQRNYRLLWSSDGITSSAEQMEFLVLVWFVATHTESAFLVTLYGALRFTGTLFAPFYGIVVDRYDRLMLLRVSRIIFTVIAVIIAVLSFLDQIQLWHIFVLTGVAGMARAFDNVTRQTLIADMVPRQNLGNAIALTRTGRDTTQIISPVIGGFLLDSFGLGWAYVVIIALLIGGTALTIPVKPPPRTPATRGEPIFRTLVDSFRYAIRHEVILALLLLAFLVNLTGFPLNQGLVPVFARDVLLTDSTGLGWLLGAYSAGAFVGSVVIAGIGNMDRAGRLMSLGSVAWHAGIGAIAATTLFNVSLGLLAFVGLVQSFTMVTMSILLLGSTPTEIRGRMMGLRSLAVYGLPLGLLASGAIAETLGITFALVGNGIIGIVITAAIVLAIREIWRT; via the coding sequence ATGATGTACACGAACACCATAGCAAGCCGCTTCTTTCGCTCTTTTCAGCAGCGCAACTACCGCCTGCTCTGGTCGTCCGACGGCATTACGAGCTCCGCCGAGCAGATGGAGTTCCTGGTGCTGGTGTGGTTCGTAGCCACCCATACAGAATCAGCTTTTCTCGTAACCCTGTATGGCGCCCTACGCTTCACCGGCACGCTCTTTGCGCCCTTTTACGGCATCGTAGTGGACCGCTACGACCGCCTCATGCTGCTGCGGGTGTCACGCATCATATTTACCGTCATCGCGGTCATAATCGCAGTGCTTTCCTTCCTCGATCAGATTCAACTCTGGCACATATTCGTTCTGACCGGCGTGGCGGGCATGGCGCGCGCCTTCGACAACGTAACCCGCCAGACGCTCATAGCCGACATGGTGCCGCGCCAGAACCTCGGCAACGCCATCGCCCTCACAAGGACCGGACGTGACACCACGCAGATTATCAGCCCCGTTATAGGAGGCTTCCTGCTTGACTCGTTCGGGCTGGGCTGGGCGTATGTTGTCATAATCGCGCTGCTTATTGGAGGCACCGCGCTCACCATTCCGGTGAAGCCACCGCCGAGAACGCCCGCGACTCGCGGCGAGCCTATATTCAGGACGCTTGTGGACAGCTTCCGCTACGCCATAAGGCACGAGGTCATACTTGCGCTGCTGCTCCTCGCTTTCCTCGTTAACCTGACGGGCTTCCCGCTCAATCAGGGGCTCGTGCCAGTGTTCGCCCGCGACGTGCTGCTCACCGACTCGACAGGACTAGGCTGGCTGCTCGGCGCCTACTCGGCGGGCGCATTCGTGGGCTCCGTTGTCATAGCGGGCATCGGCAACATGGACCGCGCAGGCAGGCTGATGTCCCTGGGGTCGGTAGCGTGGCATGCGGGGATCGGAGCGATTGCAGCTACCACGCTGTTCAATGTATCGCTCGGTCTGCTTGCATTCGTCGGGCTGGTGCAGTCGTTCACCATGGTTACGATGTCGATCCTGCTTCTGGGCAGCACGCCCACCGAAATTCGCGGGCGCATGATGGGGCTGCGCTCGCTCGCGGTGTACGGTCTGCCGTTGGGCTTGCTCGCATCGGGCGCTATCGCGGAGACACTGGGGATAACATTCGCGCTGGTGGGCAACGGCATCATCGGCATCGTAATCACAGCGGCGATAGTACTGGCAATCCGCGAAATCTGGCGGACGTGA
- a CDS encoding cation:proton antiporter: MEEGVLVRDFATIMIVAGIAIVVFQWLKQPPVLGYLIAGLIVGPYTLPLLNLPAPVTHIESIQTMAELGFIMLLFAIGLEFGWRRIRQLGPRVIIIGTIEIIFMFALGYEVATLMGWNGTEAIFLGAALSISSSAIIIKVLRDTGMLHERHGQLIVGILVVEDFAAVILLSLLSGVATHGTANMSEILELMALLALFFLCALFMGALLAPHIIRFVARFRSREVVLVVSLAMCFGLALIGQQLHISAAVGAFIIGTVLGDTEYSEMLNSTIAPVRDIFSALFFISIGMLIELQVLWQYIVPALTIAGVFMVGKILAATVGTFITGHDGKMALGVGMGKPQLGEFSLAMTKVGVDYAVVGAFLYPVVAGASAVTALLYPLLSRSSNGVSDSLERRSPRLLRQYIGNMTYILISMRTVFGMEGEVANLVRRSGRAIIVNLGVIVVTIALGTVVLNFAGDISGDLGIQQGLFGVILSSIVVLMCIPPSVFIWRALQRMTDGLSAYILRRNLVGIQVISGSGLHIILRNSILIVIVVLLGIWSLPLISQLVVLGSFSTPIAIFALVGVVALLWRVSFRIHALMVTTFSHTFLGEEDRD; this comes from the coding sequence TTGGAAGAAGGCGTTCTGGTACGGGATTTTGCCACGATTATGATCGTCGCAGGCATTGCGATTGTCGTCTTCCAGTGGCTCAAGCAGCCGCCGGTGCTGGGCTACCTCATCGCGGGGCTTATCGTGGGTCCGTACACGCTGCCGCTGCTCAACCTACCCGCGCCGGTTACGCACATCGAAAGCATACAGACGATGGCGGAGCTTGGCTTTATCATGCTGCTGTTCGCCATCGGGCTGGAGTTCGGCTGGCGGCGCATACGGCAGCTCGGCCCGCGCGTCATCATCATTGGCACCATCGAAATTATCTTCATGTTCGCGCTGGGCTACGAAGTGGCTACGCTGATGGGCTGGAACGGCACGGAGGCGATATTCTTGGGCGCGGCGCTGTCCATCAGCAGCTCGGCGATCATCATCAAAGTGCTGCGCGACACCGGTATGCTACACGAACGGCACGGTCAGCTGATTGTCGGTATTCTGGTCGTGGAAGACTTCGCGGCGGTCATACTGCTGAGCCTGCTGTCCGGTGTTGCGACACACGGCACGGCGAACATGAGCGAGATACTCGAACTGATGGCGCTGCTCGCGCTGTTCTTCCTGTGCGCGCTGTTTATGGGAGCGCTGCTCGCGCCGCACATCATCAGGTTCGTCGCGCGCTTTCGTTCAAGAGAGGTAGTTCTGGTTGTCAGTCTGGCAATGTGCTTCGGGCTGGCGCTCATCGGACAGCAGCTGCACATCTCGGCGGCTGTGGGCGCGTTCATCATAGGCACGGTTCTCGGAGACACCGAGTACTCCGAGATGCTGAACAGCACCATCGCACCGGTGCGCGACATATTCTCCGCGCTGTTCTTCATATCCATCGGCATGCTCATAGAGCTGCAAGTGCTCTGGCAGTACATCGTGCCTGCGCTGACCATCGCCGGTGTGTTTATGGTAGGCAAGATATTGGCGGCGACGGTTGGCACATTCATCACCGGACACGACGGCAAGATGGCGCTCGGCGTGGGCATGGGCAAGCCGCAGTTGGGCGAATTCTCGCTGGCGATGACGAAGGTCGGCGTGGACTACGCGGTCGTGGGCGCGTTCCTGTATCCGGTCGTGGCGGGGGCATCGGCGGTTACGGCGCTGCTATATCCGCTGCTATCGCGCTCGTCTAACGGTGTAAGCGACTCGCTGGAACGGCGTTCACCGCGCCTGCTGCGCCAATACATCGGTAATATGACATACATCCTCATATCAATGCGCACCGTCTTCGGAATGGAAGGCGAAGTCGCCAACCTAGTGCGGCGCTCCGGACGGGCGATCATCGTGAACCTCGGTGTGATTGTCGTTACCATCGCGCTAGGCACAGTCGTGCTCAACTTCGCGGGCGATATATCAGGCGACTTGGGCATTCAGCAGGGTCTGTTCGGCGTCATACTGAGCAGCATCGTGGTGCTAATGTGCATACCGCCGTCGGTGTTCATCTGGCGCGCGCTGCAGCGTATGACGGACGGGCTTTCCGCGTACATATTGCGGCGCAATCTTGTAGGCATACAAGTGATAAGCGGCAGCGGGCTGCACATCATCCTGCGCAACAGCATCCTGATAGTCATAGTCGTGCTGCTGGGGATATGGAGTCTGCCGCTCATATCGCAGCTGGTCGTGCTGGGAAGCTTCTCCACGCCAATCGCAATCTTCGCGCTGGTGGGCGTGGTCGCGCTGCTGTGGCGTGTGTCGTTTAGGATACACGCGCTGATGGTAACGACATTCAGTCATACTTTCCTTGGCGAGGAAGACAGAGATTAG
- a CDS encoding glucose 1-dehydrogenase, translating to MRLEGKVALITGAAAGVKGEIMGFGGAAAWLFAAEGAKLVLADINEEQGRRTEAQLRDSGHDAVFTRLDVTSEDDWQAALALTVDTYGRLDVLINNAGTGGRMRLMETTEELWDAQMDVHGKGVFLGMKYAIPEMRKAGGGSIINVSSIYGLVGSATSTAYHAGKGASRILSKSAAIQYAGEGIRVNSIHPGFCRTPMTNASYQNAEHYEALLERIPMGRVGQPEELAQGMLYLASDESRYVTGAELVIDGGVTAT from the coding sequence ATGCGTCTGGAAGGAAAAGTAGCGCTCATCACCGGCGCGGCGGCGGGCGTAAAGGGCGAGATTATGGGCTTTGGCGGCGCGGCGGCATGGTTGTTCGCCGCGGAAGGCGCGAAGCTTGTGCTTGCCGACATCAACGAAGAGCAGGGACGCCGCACCGAGGCGCAACTGCGCGACAGCGGACACGACGCCGTGTTCACGCGGCTCGATGTTACCAGCGAAGACGACTGGCAAGCCGCATTGGCGCTAACGGTTGATACATACGGCAGGCTGGATGTGCTGATAAACAACGCGGGCACGGGCGGCAGGATGCGCCTGATGGAGACGACCGAAGAGTTGTGGGACGCGCAGATGGATGTACACGGCAAGGGTGTGTTCCTGGGCATGAAGTACGCCATTCCCGAGATGCGCAAGGCGGGCGGCGGGTCAATTATCAATGTGTCGTCGATATACGGACTGGTGGGCAGCGCGACATCTACGGCATATCATGCCGGCAAGGGCGCATCGCGCATCCTCAGCAAGTCGGCGGCGATTCAGTATGCCGGCGAGGGCATCCGCGTGAACTCCATCCATCCCGGATTTTGTCGCACGCCGATGACGAACGCCAGCTACCAGAACGCGGAGCATTACGAGGCGCTGCTGGAGCGCATCCCGATGGGCAGAGTAGGGCAGCCCGAAGAACTCGCGCAGGGCATGCTGTACCTCGCATCGGACGAATCGCGCTATGTTACTGGCGCGGAGCTGGTGATAGACGGAGGCGTTACGGCGACATGA